In one window of Flavobacterium ginsengisoli DNA:
- a CDS encoding tetratricopeptide repeat protein, with the protein MESLSFYENQFIKADSLISEGNSAEAKELLEEILSQYPDFGKAHNHLGWIYYNKLSDYEKGIFHYKLAIKFDSKYSAPYLNYTYLLIDIGRYAEAKEHIAFTIANLETADNSSYNSELGRMAEYENQYTAAYCYYKEAKKNALNPNFIDNMKANMKRVKDKMSIFEKLKLKLK; encoded by the coding sequence ATGGAGAGTTTGAGTTTTTACGAAAATCAGTTTATAAAAGCAGATTCGTTAATTTCTGAAGGAAATTCAGCAGAAGCAAAAGAATTACTAGAAGAAATTTTATCGCAATATCCTGATTTTGGTAAAGCACACAATCATTTGGGATGGATTTATTATAATAAACTAAGTGATTACGAAAAAGGAATTTTTCACTATAAATTAGCTATTAAATTTGATTCTAAATATTCAGCTCCATACTTAAATTACACTTATTTACTCATTGATATTGGCCGTTATGCTGAAGCAAAAGAGCATATTGCATTTACAATAGCAAATTTAGAAACCGCAGATAACTCGTCATATAACAGTGAATTAGGAAGGATGGCGGAATACGAAAATCAATATACGGCTGCTTATTGCTATTATAAAGAGGCTAAGAAAAATGCATTAAACCCAAATTTTATTGACAATATGAAGGCTAATATGAAAAGGGTTAAGGATAAAATGTCTATTTTTGAAAAATTAAAACTGAAATTGAAATAA
- the recN gene encoding DNA repair protein RecN, with protein sequence MITSLSIKNYALIEKLAIDFSKGFSIITGETGAGKSIILGAIGLVLGKRADLTSLKNKEEKCVIEAQFEIGKYNLREFFEANDLDYEDDTIIRREILPSGKSRAFINDSPVNLQELQDLSLYLIDIHSQQQTQELSDENVQFKIIDAIANNAEVIAEYQKLLKSYKSDRSKLNALLKKQSDAGKEQEYHTFLLNELVATQLKSGEQEELEADYEKLNNVEIIKESLDKSLAIANEEQFGVFHNLNEIKNALQKVAPFSVEYQKLFERITSLTIEFDDVSKELENCSEKLLNDPAQLELINQKLQSIYNLQKKHQVSSVDELLQIQSDLGNSLLELDNMDEEIALLTKSIEEKATELDIHASKIHENRVNAIPKLSAQLVSILETLGMPNARFNMELQSSETYFQNGKDELQFLFSANKGTDFGLLKKVASGGEMSRIMLAVKAILAKYSKLPTLIFDEIDTGVSGEIAIRMGEIMKEMSSTMQIFAITHLPQIAAKGDSHFKVSKSTVGDDTLSELKLLSQENRIIEIAQMLSGANISDSALNHAKELLN encoded by the coding sequence ATGATTACATCACTGTCAATTAAAAATTATGCTCTTATCGAAAAACTAGCCATAGATTTCTCTAAAGGTTTTTCTATAATTACAGGTGAGACAGGTGCAGGAAAATCTATTATTTTAGGAGCTATTGGTCTTGTTTTGGGTAAAAGAGCAGATCTTACTTCATTAAAAAATAAAGAAGAAAAATGTGTTATTGAGGCACAATTCGAAATTGGAAAATACAATTTAAGAGAATTTTTTGAAGCTAATGATTTAGATTACGAAGATGATACGATTATTAGAAGAGAAATTTTGCCTTCTGGTAAATCTCGCGCTTTTATAAATGACAGTCCCGTAAATCTTCAGGAACTGCAAGATTTGAGTTTGTATTTGATTGATATTCATTCACAACAGCAAACTCAAGAATTATCAGATGAAAATGTTCAGTTTAAAATTATTGATGCCATTGCAAACAATGCTGAAGTAATTGCTGAATATCAAAAACTGCTGAAATCATATAAATCAGATAGATCAAAATTAAATGCTTTGCTTAAAAAGCAAAGTGATGCAGGAAAAGAGCAAGAATATCATACATTTTTGTTGAATGAATTGGTTGCGACTCAGTTAAAATCTGGTGAACAGGAAGAATTAGAAGCAGATTATGAAAAGCTGAATAATGTTGAAATTATTAAAGAATCTCTAGATAAATCTTTGGCAATCGCAAATGAAGAGCAATTTGGTGTTTTTCATAATTTAAATGAAATTAAAAATGCATTGCAGAAAGTCGCGCCTTTCTCTGTAGAATATCAAAAATTGTTTGAAAGAATAACAAGCTTAACTATTGAGTTTGATGATGTTTCTAAAGAATTAGAAAATTGTTCGGAGAAATTATTGAATGATCCAGCACAATTAGAATTAATCAATCAAAAACTGCAGTCGATTTATAATTTGCAGAAAAAACATCAGGTAAGTTCTGTCGATGAGTTGCTTCAAATTCAATCAGATTTAGGAAATTCTTTGCTGGAACTGGATAATATGGATGAAGAAATAGCTTTATTGACTAAAAGTATTGAAGAAAAAGCAACAGAATTAGATATTCACGCTTCAAAAATACACGAAAATAGAGTAAATGCGATTCCGAAATTATCAGCGCAGTTAGTGTCGATTTTAGAAACATTAGGAATGCCGAATGCTCGTTTTAATATGGAATTGCAGTCGTCTGAAACTTATTTCCAAAACGGAAAAGATGAATTGCAATTTTTATTTTCTGCCAATAAAGGAACCGATTTTGGTTTGTTAAAGAAAGTGGCTTCAGGAGGAGAGATGTCTCGTATTATGTTGGCGGTGAAAGCGATTTTGGCAAAATATTCAAAATTGCCAACATTGATTTTTGACGAAATTGATACAGGAGTTTCTGGAGAAATTGCCATTAGAATGGGAGAGATCATGAAAGAAATGAGTTCGACAATGCAAATATTTGCAATTACACATTTACCGCAAATTGCGGCAAAAGGAGATTCTCATTTTAAAGTTTCTAAATCTACAGTTGGTGATGATACATTATCTGAATTGAAGCTTTTATCGCAAGAAAATCGAATTATAGAAATTGCTCAAATGCTATCAGGAGCAAATATTTCTGATTCGGCTTTAAACCACGCCAAAGAATTATTGAATTAA
- a CDS encoding DUF4835 family protein has protein sequence MNKIVMLLVFLSFGFVQAQQLNCTVTINTERLTNPNNQVFKTLQTSLAEFVNKTDWTGSVLKQNERINCSMYITLSSNSSDQFTGTIQVQSSRLIFNSTYSSPVLNYNDKDFNFRYTEYEPLLFNPSTYDSNLVSVISFYCYVILGMDADTFQMGAGNPYLQTAQNIANVAQQGGFKGWNQSDGLQNRYYLINDMIAPTYSDLRQVTYAYHTGLDAMTLDTKAAKEKIKNALMLIGKLNSVKPNAFITRVFFDAKSDEIVSIFSGGPSITITDLTDVLNKVSPLNSTKWSQIKY, from the coding sequence ATGAATAAGATAGTTATGCTATTAGTTTTTTTAAGCTTTGGTTTTGTACAAGCTCAACAGCTAAATTGTACAGTAACTATTAATACAGAACGTCTAACAAATCCAAATAATCAGGTTTTTAAAACACTTCAGACTTCTTTGGCTGAGTTTGTTAATAAAACAGACTGGACAGGTTCTGTTTTAAAACAAAACGAGAGAATAAACTGTTCGATGTATATTACATTATCATCTAATAGTTCAGATCAATTTACTGGAACAATTCAAGTCCAATCTTCGAGATTGATTTTTAATTCTACATATTCTTCGCCAGTTTTAAATTACAACGATAAAGATTTTAATTTCAGATATACAGAATACGAACCATTGCTTTTTAATCCAAGTACTTACGATTCAAATTTGGTTTCTGTTATATCTTTTTACTGTTACGTGATTTTAGGAATGGATGCCGATACTTTTCAAATGGGCGCAGGAAATCCTTATCTTCAAACTGCACAGAATATTGCCAATGTTGCACAACAAGGAGGTTTTAAAGGATGGAATCAATCTGACGGACTTCAGAATCGCTACTACTTAATCAACGATATGATTGCGCCGACTTATAGTGATTTGCGTCAGGTTACTTATGCCTATCACACAGGATTGGATGCAATGACATTGGATACTAAAGCGGCTAAAGAAAAAATCAAAAATGCATTAATGCTTATTGGTAAATTAAACTCGGTTAAACCAAATGCTTTTATAACTCGAGTTTTCTTTGATGCAAAATCAGATGAAATTGTTTCGATTTTTTCTGGAGGGCCAAGTATCACAATTACAGATTTAACCGATGTCTTAAATAAAGTTTCTCCGTTAAACTCCACAAAATGGTCGCAGATTAAATATTAA
- the coaBC gene encoding bifunctional phosphopantothenoylcysteine decarboxylase/phosphopantothenate--cysteine ligase CoaBC: protein MSVLNGKKILLGVSGGIAAYKTATLVRLFIKAGAHVQVIMTPASKDFVTPLTLSTLSKNPVHSSFFNQDDEDEVWNNHVELGLWADLMLIAPATANTLSKMATGNCDNLLIAAYLSAKCPVYFAPAMDLDMYKHPSTLSSFTALKQYGNIMIPAESGELASGLSGEGRMAEPENIVAFLEADLESKLPLKGKKILVTAGPTYEAIDPVRFIGNHSSGKMGFDIANEAASLGAEVFLIAGPTHLKAKNSLIKVVDVISAQEMYDACHVYFNEVDAAIAAAAVADYRPKFVADQKIKKNTVEFSIELEKTKDILSSLGAIKKNQFLIGFALETENEIENAKLKIQKKNLDLIVLNSLQDKGAGFKKETNKVTFIDKNFEIEPMELKSKESVAADILNKVILHFSKS, encoded by the coding sequence ATGTCAGTTTTAAACGGGAAAAAGATTTTACTGGGTGTTTCTGGTGGAATCGCAGCGTATAAAACAGCCACTTTAGTACGACTTTTTATAAAAGCAGGTGCACATGTCCAAGTGATAATGACACCTGCTTCTAAGGATTTTGTAACCCCACTTACATTATCAACCTTATCAAAAAATCCTGTACATTCAAGTTTCTTTAATCAAGATGACGAAGATGAAGTTTGGAACAATCACGTTGAATTAGGGCTTTGGGCCGATTTAATGCTGATTGCGCCTGCTACTGCAAATACGTTGTCTAAAATGGCGACAGGAAACTGTGATAATCTTTTAATTGCGGCATATTTATCGGCAAAATGTCCAGTCTATTTTGCACCTGCAATGGATTTGGATATGTACAAACACCCATCGACTTTATCGAGCTTTACTGCATTAAAACAGTACGGAAACATTATGATTCCTGCTGAAAGCGGAGAATTGGCAAGTGGTTTGTCTGGTGAAGGTCGAATGGCTGAACCTGAGAATATTGTTGCATTTCTAGAAGCTGATTTGGAAAGTAAACTACCTTTAAAAGGAAAAAAAATACTTGTTACAGCAGGACCGACATACGAAGCAATAGACCCTGTGCGTTTTATTGGAAATCATTCGTCAGGAAAAATGGGATTTGATATTGCGAATGAAGCGGCAAGCTTAGGAGCAGAAGTATTCTTAATTGCTGGACCAACTCATTTGAAAGCTAAAAACAGTCTTATAAAAGTGGTAGATGTGATTTCGGCTCAAGAAATGTACGATGCCTGCCATGTGTATTTCAATGAAGTTGATGCGGCAATCGCAGCAGCTGCTGTTGCAGATTACAGGCCTAAATTTGTTGCAGATCAGAAGATTAAGAAAAACACTGTAGAATTTTCGATAGAACTCGAGAAAACAAAAGATATACTATCTTCTTTAGGAGCTATCAAAAAAAATCAGTTTTTGATTGGATTTGCATTAGAAACTGAAAATGAAATTGAAAATGCTAAGCTGAAAATTCAGAAAAAAAACTTAGATTTGATTGTTTTAAATTCCTTACAAGATAAAGGCGCAGGTTTTAAAAAAGAAACCAATAAAGTAACTTTTATTGATAAAAATTTTGAAATTGAACCAATGGAATTAAAGTCAAAAGAATCTGTTGCGGCTGATATTTTGAATAAAGTTATTTTGCATTTTTCAAAATCATAA
- a CDS encoding DNA-directed RNA polymerase subunit omega, giving the protein MDLKKTNAPVNTITYNKTVIEEPTGNVYEAITIMAKRANQINSEIKKELTEKLEEFATYNDSLEEVFENKEQIEVSKFYEKLPKPHALAVQEWLDGKTYHRSSNK; this is encoded by the coding sequence ATGGATTTAAAAAAGACGAATGCTCCTGTAAACACAATAACTTATAATAAAACAGTTATTGAAGAGCCAACAGGAAATGTGTATGAGGCAATTACCATTATGGCTAAAAGAGCAAATCAAATTAATTCAGAGATTAAAAAAGAATTGACTGAAAAATTAGAAGAGTTTGCGACTTACAATGATAGTCTAGAAGAAGTTTTTGAAAATAAAGAACAAATTGAAGTTTCTAAATTTTACGAAAAATTACCAAAACCACACGCTTTAGCTGTTCAAGAATGGTTAGACGGTAAAACTTACCACAGAAGTTCAAACAAATAA